A stretch of the Aegilops tauschii subsp. strangulata cultivar AL8/78 chromosome 4, Aet v6.0, whole genome shotgun sequence genome encodes the following:
- the LOC109748905 gene encoding 26S proteasome non-ATPase regulatory subunit 8 homolog A produces the protein MDPKLVEVTQLFDRFKAAFKASNFDVCSTLLSQLKVLLTKFPSLPPLFQQTPNAVEELKLAREIYEQAVILSVKMEDQDAFERDFCQLKPYYMDTCGIIPPSSEEYPIMGANLLRLLVQNRIAEFHTELELLPAKALDNAYIKHGVELEQSFMEGAYNRVLSARQTAPHETYIYFMDLLVKTVRDEIAGCSEKGYDYLSINDAKQMFKFSSDKELEQYIAEEHPEWDVKDGRVLFQKVKESQPCKEIPAAPVINQTLGYARELERIV, from the exons ATGGATCCGAAGCTGGTGGAGGTGACGCAGCTGTTCGACCGCTTCAAGGCGGCCTTCAAGGCCAGCAATTTCGACGTCTGCTCGACCCTCCTCTCGCAGCTCAAG GTCCTCCTCACCAAGTTCCCCAGCCTACCCCCGCTGTTCCAGCAGACGCCCAACGCCGTGGAGGAGCTCAAGCTTGCGA GGGAAATTTATGAGCAGGCAGTTATTTTGAGTGTGAAAATGGAAGACCAAGATGCATTTGAAAGGGACTTCTGCCAGCTCAAGCCGTATTACATGGACACATG TGGCATAATTCCTCCATCATCGGAGGAGTACCCAATCATGGGGGCTAACCTTCTGAGGCTGTTAGTCCAGAATAGAATTGCGGAGTTCCACACTGAGCTGGAGCTTCTTCCCGCCAAAGCGCTGGATAATGCTTACATCAAGCACGGGGTTGAGCTCGAGCAGTCCTTTATGGAGGGCGCATACAACCGCGTGCTGAGCGCTCGACAAACCGCGCCGCATGAAACCTACATATACTTCATGGACCTTCTCGTCAAAACGGTTAG AGACGAGATAGCTGGGTGCAGCGAGAAGGGATATGATTACCTGTCAATAAACGACGCGAAGCAGATGTTTAAGTTCAGCTCCGACAAGGAACTGGAACAGTACATAGCAGAG GAACACCCTGAGTGGGATGTCAAGGATGGCCGGGTCTTGTTCCAGAAGGTGAAGGAGTCGCAGCCCTGCAAGGAGATCCCGGCGGCGCCGGTCATCAACCAGACCCTCGGCTACGCGAGGGAGCTGGAGAGGATTGTGTGA